In Zalophus californianus isolate mZalCal1 chromosome 4, mZalCal1.pri.v2, whole genome shotgun sequence, the following proteins share a genomic window:
- the LOC113932496 gene encoding uncharacterized protein LOC113932496 isoform X2, whose translation MGGASCPPCATRVPRRGRRGARAMGPLLRAGRIWSAARPAPGWPQMAAQRLGFLGPKPWPVAPRGAGRRRPVIGRGRRECRTLSGRGRLCPCPPPFHRPRWVRSEGSGRQGTGGQGVPSTVGTPQWENVTFTRSRILRMAKGEPVATRAPSVLSLLPKVKHACHL comes from the exons ATGGGCGGCGCGTCCTGCCCTCCGTGCGCGACCCGTGTCCCGAGGAGGGGACGCCGCGGCGCCCGCGCCATGGGCCCCCTCCTCCGGGCGGGGCGCATTTGGAGCGCGGCGCGCCCTGCCCCGGGATGGCCGCAGATGGCCGCCCAGAGGCTGGGTTTTCTTGGGCCCAAGCCGTGGCCGGTGGCGCCGCGCGGGGCCGGGAGGCGCCGGCCTGTGATTGGCCGAGGCCGCCGTGAATGCAGGACATTGTCTGGTCGCGGACGTCTCTGTCCCTGCCCGCCGCCCTTCCACAGACCAAGATGGGTGCGGAGCGAGGGCTCTGGTCGCCAGGGTACCGGCGGCCAGGGAGTGCCTTCAACAGTGGGAACACCACAGTGGGAAAACGTAACTTTTACGAGATCACGGATTCTGAGAATGGCAAAAG GTGAGCCTGTGGCTACCAGAGCGCCATCTGTGCTTAGTTTGCTACCAAAAGTCAAGCATGCCTGTCACCTTTGA
- the LOC113932496 gene encoding uncharacterized protein LOC113932496 isoform X1 codes for MGGASCPPCATRVPRRGRRGARAMGPLLRAGRIWSAARPAPGWPQMAAQRLGFLGPKPWPVAPRGAGRRRPVIGRGRRECRTLSGRGRLCPCPPPFHRPRWVRSEGSGRQGTGGQGVPSTVGTPQWENVTFTRSRILRMAKGLWLHGTPRIPAGCVGYIELVSIQQRCWRPQSVLAEGCQVTQIFRRRKKEGRPRMRGRNLGVQ; via the exons ATGGGCGGCGCGTCCTGCCCTCCGTGCGCGACCCGTGTCCCGAGGAGGGGACGCCGCGGCGCCCGCGCCATGGGCCCCCTCCTCCGGGCGGGGCGCATTTGGAGCGCGGCGCGCCCTGCCCCGGGATGGCCGCAGATGGCCGCCCAGAGGCTGGGTTTTCTTGGGCCCAAGCCGTGGCCGGTGGCGCCGCGCGGGGCCGGGAGGCGCCGGCCTGTGATTGGCCGAGGCCGCCGTGAATGCAGGACATTGTCTGGTCGCGGACGTCTCTGTCCCTGCCCGCCGCCCTTCCACAGACCAAGATGGGTGCGGAGCGAGGGCTCTGGTCGCCAGGGTACCGGCGGCCAGGGAGTGCCTTCAACAGTGGGAACACCACAGTGGGAAAACGTAACTTTTACGAGATCACGGATTCTGAGAATGGCAAAAG gcCTATGGCTTCATGGGACCCCGAGAATACCGGCTGGCTGTGTTGGGTACATCGAGTTGGTGTCCATCCAGCAGAGGTGCTGGCGTCCACAGTCAGTATTGGCCGAAGGCTGCCAAGTCACTCAGATCTTCAGAAGACGGAAAAAGGAGGGGAGACCAAGAATGCGTGGCAGGAATCTGGGGGTTCAGTAG